Proteins encoded together in one Miscanthus floridulus cultivar M001 chromosome 16, ASM1932011v1, whole genome shotgun sequence window:
- the LOC136511056 gene encoding uncharacterized protein: MGVVAIVVDVGVGAAVAAQGAYEVGFAAGVDHAAGVADASLGDVAGGAAVGGADVGVGAAVGGVDVDASVGATVGGDAAGLSDDDWSTTNDGAWSDSDDK; the protein is encoded by the exons ATGGgtgttgttgctattgttgttgatgttggtgTAGGGGCTGCTGTTGCTGCCCAA GGAGCATATGAAGTGGGATTTGCTGCTGGAGTGGATCATGCTGCTGGAGTGGCTGATGCTAGTCTAGGGGATGTTGCAGGAGGAGCTGCTGTTGGAGGGGCTGATGTTGGTGTTGGGGCTGCTGTAGGAGGGGTAGATGTTGATGCTAGTGTAGGGGCTACTGTAGGAGGAGATGCTGCTGGACTTTCTGATGATGATTGGAGTACTACTAATGATGGTGCTTGGTCAGACTCAGATGACAAGTAG